The following proteins are co-located in the Alkalidesulfovibrio alkalitolerans DSM 16529 genome:
- a CDS encoding hybrid sensor histidine kinase/response regulator, which translates to MDKTRILVVDDERIIAMDIRRTLERLGYEVPATAASGEEAVSLAGETRPDLVLMDISLGEGMDGIEAAAHIKALFNVPIIFLTAYSDDETLARATAEQPFGFLVKPFEERELHSSIAVALTKHELERKLREAKQQAESASRAKSAFLANMSHEIRTPMNGIIGMTNLLADTRLDAEQREFLTIIKESAQSLLGLLNDLLDLSKIEAGRVELEEEPFELRACVDGVMRALRGQAAVKRLELSWDVAPDVPDNLLGDADKLRQVLYNIVGNGVKFTDSGRVEMRAELVDLSNAGALLRFTVRDTGQGIPKAKAQEIFQSFTQCENYLTRRHGGAGVGLAISCRILELFGGGITVESEPGKGSAFVFTARFRTHARPAIRDSYGDAALLAEKSVLLVEDNIANRHMARTLLQQAGANVLEAGNGREALTLLATYADAIDVVLMDIEMPVMDGVTAIRLIRASKAPGVDPNVPVVALAGHVMKGDRERFIAAGANAYLTKPLDAKSLLATVSDLARNDEARRTRAQAKPPTAREIRLLRESGMSPGALAAFANNVRSSMEALDAAVAALDRESAAKAAKNVRDAAAGIGAELVQDLAERLVVQSASAPARLLAAEAGLLEAGVSATLAAIESRPGG; encoded by the coding sequence ATGGACAAAACGCGCATCCTCGTGGTGGACGACGAGCGCATCATCGCCATGGACATCCGCCGCACGCTCGAGCGGCTTGGATACGAAGTGCCCGCCACGGCCGCCTCCGGCGAGGAGGCCGTGTCCCTGGCCGGAGAAACCCGGCCGGATCTGGTGCTCATGGACATCAGCCTCGGAGAGGGCATGGACGGCATCGAAGCCGCGGCTCACATCAAGGCGTTGTTCAATGTCCCCATCATCTTCCTGACCGCCTACTCCGACGACGAGACCCTGGCCCGCGCCACGGCCGAGCAGCCTTTCGGATTTCTGGTCAAGCCCTTCGAGGAGCGCGAACTGCACTCCAGCATTGCCGTGGCCCTGACCAAACACGAACTCGAACGCAAACTGCGCGAAGCCAAGCAGCAGGCCGAATCCGCGAGCCGCGCCAAGTCGGCCTTCCTGGCCAACATGAGCCACGAGATCAGGACGCCCATGAACGGCATCATCGGCATGACCAACCTGCTCGCGGATACCCGCCTCGACGCCGAGCAGCGCGAGTTCCTGACCATCATAAAGGAGTCGGCCCAGTCTCTGCTCGGCCTGCTCAACGATCTGCTCGACCTTTCCAAGATCGAGGCTGGCCGCGTGGAATTGGAGGAGGAGCCCTTCGAGTTGCGCGCCTGCGTGGACGGTGTCATGCGCGCCCTGCGCGGCCAGGCGGCGGTCAAACGGCTGGAGCTTTCCTGGGACGTGGCCCCGGATGTGCCCGACAACCTCCTCGGCGATGCGGACAAGCTCAGGCAGGTGCTTTACAATATAGTAGGCAACGGGGTGAAGTTCACGGACAGCGGGCGAGTGGAGATGCGGGCCGAACTCGTGGACCTGAGCAACGCCGGAGCGCTGTTGCGCTTCACGGTGCGCGACACGGGCCAGGGTATCCCCAAGGCCAAGGCGCAGGAGATATTCCAAAGCTTTACCCAGTGCGAGAATTACCTTACCCGCCGCCATGGCGGAGCTGGCGTGGGTTTGGCTATCTCCTGCCGGATATTGGAACTTTTCGGCGGAGGCATCACGGTGGAGAGCGAACCTGGCAAGGGCAGCGCCTTCGTCTTCACCGCCAGGTTCCGCACCCACGCGCGCCCCGCGATCAGGGATTCATACGGAGACGCCGCGCTGCTGGCCGAAAAGAGCGTGCTCCTGGTCGAGGACAACATCGCCAACCGACACATGGCCCGGACGCTGCTGCAGCAGGCCGGGGCCAATGTCCTGGAGGCCGGAAACGGCCGCGAGGCGTTGACGCTCCTGGCCACGTACGCGGACGCGATCGACGTGGTGCTCATGGACATTGAAATGCCGGTCATGGACGGCGTGACAGCCATCCGTCTCATTCGCGCGAGCAAGGCCCCAGGGGTCGACCCGAACGTGCCGGTGGTCGCACTCGCGGGACACGTCATGAAGGGCGACCGGGAACGCTTCATCGCAGCCGGAGCCAACGCCTATCTGACCAAGCCCCTGGACGCTAAAAGCCTTCTGGCTACCGTTTCGGACCTGGCCCGAAACGATGAAGCCAGACGCACGAGGGCGCAGGCCAAACCGCCCACCGCCCGCGAGATCCGGCTCCTGCGAGAGTCCGGCATGTCGCCCGGAGCGCTTGCGGCCTTCGCGAACAACGTCCGCTCGTCCATGGAGGCGCTCGACGCGGCAGTTGCGGCCCTTGACCGCGAAAGCGCGGCCAAGGCGGCCAAAAACGTGCGGGACGCAGCAGCCGGAATCGGAGCGGAACTCGTACAGGATCTGGCCGAGCGGCTTGTCGTCCAGAGTGCTTCGGCTCCCGCACGGCTCCTGGCCGCCGAAGCCGGACTGCTCGAAGCGGGCGTCTCGGCCACGTTGGCGGCCATCGAATCGCGCCCCGGCGGCTGA
- a CDS encoding LexA family transcriptional regulator, whose amino-acid sequence MKGLFLEDILGRMMHVSGSRNQAELANVLGVKRAAVTDAKRRGAVPSDWYMRLTRLYGANPVWLETGLGEERLGQADGGLGGEWALVPATGSEPKIGRDGRLLASEEAEGQAFKRSWLASLGVRDSDDLCLMPMLGPAMAPGLLPGDALLVDQGRREASAGAVMVCAVDGAALVRRIERRPGKILLAANDPHVAAMELPASAPVTGALRLVGRVIWASRVLA is encoded by the coding sequence ATGAAAGGCCTGTTTCTCGAAGACATCCTCGGCCGCATGATGCACGTCTCGGGCAGCCGCAACCAGGCCGAGCTTGCGAACGTGCTCGGCGTCAAGCGTGCCGCCGTGACCGACGCCAAGCGGCGCGGGGCCGTGCCCTCGGACTGGTACATGCGGCTGACGCGGCTTTACGGGGCCAATCCCGTGTGGCTGGAGACGGGGCTTGGCGAGGAGCGGCTTGGGCAGGCCGACGGGGGCCTTGGCGGTGAATGGGCGCTCGTTCCGGCCACGGGCTCGGAGCCGAAAATCGGACGCGACGGCAGGCTGCTCGCGTCGGAGGAGGCCGAAGGCCAGGCCTTTAAGCGCTCCTGGTTGGCCTCGCTTGGCGTGCGCGATTCCGACGACCTGTGCCTGATGCCCATGCTCGGCCCGGCCATGGCGCCGGGGCTCTTGCCTGGCGACGCGCTGCTCGTGGACCAGGGCAGGCGCGAGGCCTCGGCCGGTGCGGTCATGGTCTGCGCCGTGGACGGCGCGGCGCTCGTAAGGCGCATCGAGCGCCGCCCCGGAAAGATCCTGCTCGCGGCGAACGACCCGCACGTCGCGGCCATGGAGCTGCCCGCGTCCGCGCCCGTAACCGGCGCGCTGCGCCTCGTCGGCCGGGTGATCTGGGCGAGCCGCGTTTTGGCGTGA
- a CDS encoding M48 family metallopeptidase — MKTFRARLFLILAALVLPLLLAYCATTPYTGRTQIMMVSQSEELALGEQAAREILKEEKLSQDPAINAQVRRIGERIAAVSSRPDFKWEFFVIDKDVANAFVLPGGKVFVYTGILKYATDDAELATVMGHEVAHALLRHGAERMSMAMAAQGVGTIGAIAIGGAAGSGAGQVFAQSYGLAANVGVILPFSRRQEEEADHVGLRLMAEAGYDPAKALEFWQNMADDEDAAKRPPTFLSTHPATQDRIENIRALVPWARGFYRPRTS; from the coding sequence ATGAAGACGTTCCGCGCGCGCCTTTTTCTTATCCTTGCGGCCCTGGTGCTGCCCCTTTTGCTGGCCTACTGCGCCACCACGCCCTACACCGGCCGCACGCAGATCATGATGGTCAGCCAAAGTGAGGAGTTGGCGCTCGGCGAACAGGCTGCGCGGGAAATCCTCAAGGAAGAGAAACTGAGCCAGGACCCCGCGATCAACGCCCAGGTCAGACGCATCGGCGAGCGCATTGCGGCCGTGTCCTCGCGCCCGGACTTCAAGTGGGAATTCTTCGTCATTGACAAGGACGTGGCCAACGCCTTCGTTCTGCCGGGAGGCAAGGTCTTCGTCTACACTGGCATCCTCAAGTACGCCACCGACGATGCGGAACTGGCCACGGTCATGGGCCACGAGGTGGCCCATGCGTTGCTACGCCACGGCGCGGAGCGCATGAGCATGGCCATGGCAGCCCAGGGCGTGGGCACCATCGGGGCCATCGCCATCGGCGGCGCAGCAGGCTCGGGCGCGGGCCAGGTCTTCGCGCAGTCCTACGGCCTCGCGGCCAACGTCGGCGTGATCCTGCCCTTCTCCCGCCGCCAGGAGGAGGAGGCCGACCATGTGGGCCTCAGGCTCATGGCCGAAGCCGGATACGACCCCGCCAAGGCGCTGGAATTCTGGCAGAACATGGCCGACGACGAGGACGCCGCCAAGCGGCCGCCGACCTTCCTCTCCACCCACCCGGCCACCCAAGACCGCATCGAGAACATCCGAGCCCTTGTCCCATGGGCGCGCGGATTCTACCGCCCCCGCACCTCGTAG